One region of Dokdonia sp. 4H-3-7-5 genomic DNA includes:
- a CDS encoding DUF427 domain-containing protein has product MKKAPSWILEHRDSWEYRGQKRPPFAITPSEGQESVWDYPRPPKITIDQRQIIVKHKDIVIAATTRAFRITETASPPTYYIPQEDIDMELLEEVVGSSHCEWKGAAAYWDIILPSTTFKNAAWSYPDPYEEFQEISNSISFYPAILDCYIDDEKVRPQPGGFYGGWITDEIVGPVKGEIPEASL; this is encoded by the coding sequence ATGAAAAAAGCACCTAGCTGGATACTAGAACACCGCGACTCTTGGGAATATAGAGGTCAAAAAAGACCGCCATTTGCAATCACCCCTTCTGAGGGACAAGAATCTGTATGGGATTACCCAAGACCACCAAAAATTACAATAGATCAAAGGCAGATTATTGTAAAGCACAAAGACATTGTTATCGCTGCTACTACTAGAGCTTTTAGAATTACTGAAACTGCTAGCCCGCCCACATATTATATTCCGCAGGAGGATATAGATATGGAATTGCTTGAGGAGGTCGTTGGTAGTTCGCACTGTGAGTGGAAAGGAGCTGCGGCTTATTGGGATATTATACTACCATCTACTACATTTAAAAATGCTGCATGGAGTTATCCAGATCCATATGAAGAATTTCAAGAGATAAGTAATAGTATCTCGTTTTACCCAGCGATTCTAGATTGTTATATAGATGATGAAAAGGTACGCCCACAACCTGGAGGTTTTTATGGAGGATGGATTACTGATGAGATTGTAGGTCCCGTAAAAGGCGAAATACCAGAAGCATCCTTATAG
- the tpx gene encoding thiol peroxidase, with product MANITLGGNAATTIGELPKVGTTAPDFSLSKNDMSTASLADFKGKRVVLNIFPSVDTGVCAQSVRTFNEKISSAENTEVLCISRDLPFAQARFCAAEGLENVHTLSDFKSGDFGKNYGVTIEGGAFEGLHSRAVVVLDEAGKVIYTEQVPEVGQEPNYEGAMSAIK from the coding sequence ATGGCAAATATCACTTTAGGCGGAAACGCTGCAACAACGATAGGAGAACTTCCAAAAGTAGGAACAACAGCTCCAGATTTTTCACTTTCAAAAAATGACATGTCTACTGCAAGTCTTGCAGACTTTAAAGGAAAACGTGTTGTATTAAATATATTCCCATCGGTGGATACTGGTGTTTGTGCTCAATCTGTACGCACCTTTAATGAGAAGATTTCAAGTGCAGAAAACACAGAGGTACTTTGTATTTCTCGTGACCTACCATTTGCACAAGCTCGTTTTTGTGCAGCCGAAGGTCTAGAAAATGTACACACACTTTCTGATTTTAAATCTGGTGATTTCGGAAAAAACTATGGGGTAACTATAGAAGGTGGAGCCTTTGAAGGTCTTCATTCAAGAGCTGTAGTCGTACTCGATGAAGCTGGAAAAGTAATTTATACAGAGCAAGTACCAGAAGTAGGTCAAGAACCTAATTATGAAGGTGCAATGAGCGCTATTAAATAA
- a CDS encoding diacylglycerol kinase codes for MKYSLQGGIQLIRSEASIQVQFGVAILITIAGLYYNISRTEWIAQILCIGLVMTAEGLNTAIEGIADFIHPDFHEKIGRIKDIAAGAVGIAALASVVVAGIIYVPRIF; via the coding sequence ATGAAATATTCTCTTCAAGGAGGTATACAACTTATACGCTCTGAGGCTAGTATTCAAGTACAGTTTGGCGTTGCCATACTAATTACTATTGCTGGATTATACTACAACATCTCACGCACAGAGTGGATTGCCCAAATATTATGCATAGGCCTCGTAATGACCGCCGAAGGTCTCAATACCGCCATAGAAGGAATTGCAGATTTTATACATCCAGACTTTCATGAGAAGATAGGTCGCATTAAAGATATTGCTGCAGGTGCGGTAGGTATCGCAGCACTAGCGTCTGTTGTTGTGGCTGGGATTATATATGTGCCACGTATTTTTTAG